In Nitrospirota bacterium, a single genomic region encodes these proteins:
- a CDS encoding amino acid permease, which translates to MLVVTSGLAVMKDPSGLVMNWQTPPPGGMRSAVFFGFAVAMLGISVFESSANFVEEQKDGVFLKTLRNMWWAVAIFNPLISFLALGLIPLDQMAAHKQDLLAEMGMLSAGAWLQHCVSADAVLVLCGAVVTSYVGVTGLVRRMSLDRCLPQFLLLENQRFRTNRWIIGLFFFLCCSIITLTSGRIETLAGVYTLSFLGVMALFAVGNMLLKTKRAELPRAVRAGWGGVAAALVAVLVGLVGNVLLNSAYLQVFSLYFVVTVAAVGLMFERVRILKVALLASKAIAERVLAFNRRLTDWTVRRISEINSQAAIFFASGCDITELNAAALYVLNNEQTTRLKVVHCYEREEEIPPQLAEHLKTLDHIYPQLRIDLVLVKGEFGPKLIERLSRRLGVPKNYMFIGTPGNEFPHKLSELGGVRLIM; encoded by the coding sequence GTGCTGGTCGTGACCTCGGGACTGGCCGTGATGAAGGATCCCTCCGGCTTGGTCATGAACTGGCAGACTCCTCCGCCCGGAGGGATGCGGTCGGCCGTTTTCTTCGGCTTCGCGGTCGCGATGCTGGGGATCAGCGTATTCGAAAGCTCGGCCAATTTCGTCGAAGAACAAAAGGACGGCGTATTTCTCAAAACCCTGCGGAACATGTGGTGGGCGGTTGCGATCTTCAATCCGCTGATCAGTTTCTTGGCCTTAGGGTTGATTCCCCTGGACCAGATGGCGGCCCACAAACAGGACCTGTTGGCCGAGATGGGCATGCTGTCCGCCGGTGCATGGTTGCAGCATTGCGTGAGCGCCGACGCGGTCCTCGTGCTGTGCGGCGCCGTGGTGACAAGTTACGTCGGGGTGACCGGACTGGTCCGCCGGATGAGCCTGGATCGTTGCCTCCCACAATTCCTGCTGTTGGAGAATCAGCGGTTCCGGACGAACCGCTGGATCATCGGCCTCTTCTTTTTCCTCTGCTGTTCGATCATTACGCTGACGTCCGGACGGATCGAGACGTTGGCCGGTGTGTACACGCTGTCCTTCCTCGGTGTCATGGCTCTGTTCGCCGTCGGCAATATGCTGCTGAAGACCAAGCGAGCCGAGCTCCCGCGGGCTGTGCGGGCCGGATGGGGCGGGGTCGCCGCGGCGCTGGTCGCGGTCCTTGTCGGCCTGGTGGGCAACGTGCTGTTGAATTCGGCATATCTGCAAGTGTTCAGCCTGTATTTCGTCGTCACCGTGGCCGCCGTCGGACTGATGTTTGAGCGGGTGCGTATTCTGAAAGTTGCGCTGCTCGCATCCAAAGCGATCGCCGAACGGGTTCTGGCGTTCAATCGTCGGCTCACCGACTGGACGGTGCGACGGATCAGCGAGATCAACAGCCAGGCGGCCATCTTCTTTGCCAGCGGCTGCGATATCACGGAGTTGAACGCCGCCGCCCTGTATGTCTTGAACAACGAGCAGACCACGCGGCTGAAGGTCGTCCATTGCTACGAGCGGGAGGAAGAGATCCCGCCGCAGTTGGCCGAGCATCTGAAGACGCTGGATCATATCTATCCGCAGCTCCGCATCGACCTGGTTCTGGTCAAAGGTGAATTTGGTCCAAAGCTGATCGAACGGCTCTCACGGCGACTGGGCGTGCCCAAAAATTACATGTTCATCGGCACGCCCGGCAACGAGTTTCCCCACAAGTTGAGCGAGCTCGGCGGCGTCCGCCTGATCATGTAG
- a CDS encoding amino acid permease: protein MAAGRWTARSERLVADGVSQELAGKETTSWEFPGWGTAERIRDLGSGPVSITRLDTSTPRKLGEWKATGICGNDITSSCLYVAALCSLYAGPYAPLSLLGVAGVLYLFRKIYGEVVTALPLNGGAYNVLLNTTTKAKASVAACLTLLSYVATAVISSNEAMHYAGNLWQELDVYWATVAVLGLFALLNVVGINESAVVALGIFTAHMTPSPCWS, encoded by the coding sequence TTGGCGGCCGGACGATGGACGGCCCGCTCTGAGCGGCTTGTGGCGGACGGCGTTTCTCAAGAATTGGCCGGTAAGGAAACGACCTCCTGGGAGTTTCCCGGATGGGGCACGGCGGAGCGCATCCGGGATCTCGGCAGCGGGCCGGTCTCGATCACCCGGCTCGATACGTCGACTCCCCGCAAGCTGGGCGAATGGAAAGCGACCGGCATCTGCGGCAACGACATCACCTCGAGCTGTCTCTACGTCGCCGCCCTCTGTAGTCTCTACGCCGGCCCCTATGCGCCCCTGTCCCTCCTGGGCGTGGCGGGGGTGCTCTACTTGTTCCGGAAGATCTATGGGGAAGTGGTCACGGCGCTTCCGCTCAACGGCGGCGCCTATAACGTGTTGCTCAACACCACCACCAAGGCCAAGGCCTCGGTGGCGGCCTGCCTGACCTTGCTCTCGTACGTCGCCACGGCGGTGATCAGCTCGAACGAGGCCATGCACTACGCCGGGAACCTGTGGCAGGAGCTGGACGTGTACTGGGCGACGGTCGCCGTGCTGGGGCTGTTCGCCCTGCTCAACGTCGTCGGCATCAACGAGTCGGCCGTGGTGGCGCTCGGGATTTTTACCGCCCATATGACGCCCTCACCGTGCTGGTCGTGA
- a CDS encoding mechanosensitive ion channel domain-containing protein encodes MEEIVQVWLLHPITGKLAGAVTLVLAILVGVRLIKKSLSRYVEDSELRYRLRKTVNVVGAIVALIGLTSIFSVRFSQFTVAFGVAGAGVAFALQEVIASVAGWLAVSFGKFYRPGDRIQLGGIKGDVIDVGVLRTTLMECGQWVNADLYNGRIVRVANSFVFKEPVFNYSGDFPFLWDEIMVPIKYGSDYRMARRILERVGEEVVGDYARAAEEAWRQVAFKYMIEHATVKPTVSLIANQNWLEYTLRYVVDYKLRRATKDTLFSRILEEIDQVADRVGIAAATLNIEKLAPLEVKLTGMAAKPAS; translated from the coding sequence ATGGAAGAGATCGTACAGGTTTGGCTGCTGCACCCGATTACCGGCAAACTGGCCGGCGCCGTCACGCTCGTGCTGGCGATCCTGGTGGGCGTCCGATTGATCAAGAAGAGCCTCTCGCGCTACGTGGAGGACTCCGAGCTGCGCTATCGACTGCGGAAAACGGTGAACGTGGTCGGCGCGATCGTCGCGCTGATCGGCCTGACCAGCATCTTCAGCGTGCGTTTCAGCCAATTCACCGTCGCTTTCGGCGTCGCCGGAGCGGGTGTGGCCTTCGCCTTGCAGGAAGTGATCGCCAGCGTGGCCGGGTGGCTGGCCGTTTCCTTCGGTAAATTTTATCGGCCCGGCGATCGCATCCAGCTCGGCGGCATCAAAGGCGACGTGATCGACGTGGGGGTGCTGCGGACGACGCTGATGGAGTGCGGCCAATGGGTCAACGCCGATCTCTACAACGGCCGGATCGTGCGGGTCGCCAACAGCTTCGTCTTCAAAGAACCGGTCTTCAACTATTCGGGAGATTTTCCGTTCCTGTGGGATGAGATCATGGTGCCGATCAAATACGGCAGCGATTACCGGATGGCGCGCCGGATTCTGGAGCGAGTAGGAGAAGAAGTGGTCGGGGATTACGCCAGAGCGGCGGAAGAGGCCTGGCGGCAGGTCGCCTTCAAGTACATGATCGAGCACGCCACCGTCAAACCGACCGTGTCGTTGATAGCCAACCAGAACTGGCTGGAATACACGCTGAGGTATGTCGTGGACTATAAGCTGCGCCGCGCGACCAAGGACACGCTGTTCAGCCGCATTTTGGAAGAGATCGACCAGGTCGCCGACCGGGTCGGCATCGCCGCTGCAACGCTGAACATCGAAAAGCTGGCGCCGCTGGAGGTGAAGCTGACGGGCATGGCGGCCAAGCCGGCGTCCTGA